In the genome of Fulvivirga maritima, one region contains:
- a CDS encoding efflux RND transporter periplasmic adaptor subunit — protein MFNKYIYTSVIITFFMLIVSCNQQAVEEEEHHEENHAEEGILLSDPQIKQAGISIGSFDYQPLGQSIAANGTIELPPNNLASITPIMDGFVASIRFLEGAEVKKGQALVTLKNPDYITLQQEYIQAVNNFNVLEKELERQRTLTQAEVGAQKKLQQTEADFNNAKAQKSGLSERLKYLGISPAKVAQGNIQNLIYLTAPFDGTVTSVNAHNGQHVKAGEPIMELINRDHMHLELQLFQKDIHKVKEGQKIIFKVPAFENNKQYEGEVSLVGKNMNPKTKTIRVHGHFHEEFDLIAGLYVEANILQDTSKVKVLPDEAVIQNDGQYYYFTESGKENSKTLFSKNLFTPGTISSYFTEIKVFNQESDTTKIVKSGSFYLKSEMNKGEGGHH, from the coding sequence ATGTTCAATAAATATATATACACCTCCGTTATAATCACCTTTTTTATGCTCATTGTCAGCTGCAATCAGCAGGCAGTGGAAGAAGAAGAACATCATGAAGAAAATCATGCTGAAGAAGGCATTTTGCTTTCTGATCCACAAATAAAGCAGGCAGGTATTAGCATTGGCTCCTTTGATTATCAGCCTTTAGGACAATCTATTGCTGCTAATGGCACCATAGAACTCCCTCCTAATAATCTGGCTAGCATCACGCCTATCATGGATGGATTTGTGGCTTCTATTCGATTTTTAGAAGGTGCAGAAGTAAAGAAGGGGCAGGCCTTGGTAACGCTTAAAAACCCCGATTATATTACCCTACAGCAGGAATACATTCAGGCGGTTAATAACTTCAATGTATTAGAAAAAGAACTGGAGCGGCAGCGCACTCTTACTCAGGCAGAGGTAGGAGCTCAGAAAAAGCTGCAACAGACAGAAGCAGATTTCAACAATGCCAAAGCCCAAAAATCAGGACTTTCCGAGAGATTGAAATATTTAGGCATCAGTCCGGCAAAAGTGGCACAGGGAAATATTCAGAACCTCATTTACCTCACCGCCCCATTTGATGGTACGGTAACTTCTGTAAATGCGCACAACGGTCAGCATGTAAAAGCGGGAGAACCCATTATGGAATTAATTAACCGAGACCATATGCACCTGGAGTTACAGCTTTTCCAGAAGGACATTCATAAAGTAAAAGAAGGGCAAAAAATAATATTTAAAGTACCGGCTTTTGAAAACAACAAGCAGTATGAAGGAGAGGTATCCTTAGTAGGAAAAAACATGAACCCCAAAACCAAGACCATAAGGGTACACGGTCACTTCCATGAAGAGTTTGACCTGATAGCCGGACTCTATGTAGAAGCCAACATATTACAAGACACCAGCAAGGTGAAGGTATTGCCAGATGAAGCCGTCATTCAAAATGATGGGCAGTACTATTACTTTACTGAAAGTGGAAAAGAAAATAGCAAAACACTATTCTCTAAAAATCTTTTCACTCCCGGCACCATTTCCTCATATTTCACTGAAATAAAGGTATTTAACCAAGAGTCTGACACTACTAAAATTGTTAAATCCGGGAGTTTCTATTTAAAATCAGAAATGAATAAAGGTGAAGGTGGCCACCATTAA
- the nrdG gene encoding anaerobic ribonucleoside-triphosphate reductase activating protein yields the protein MNYSEFTVTTQEVPGEISLCLTITGCPIHCKGCHSPYLWKPGSGQPLTDRLYHELLERYKGQASCVLFMGGEWHPIELAHKLEQAKSMGYNTCLYTGKDKLDSQITRQLTWVKYGPWKSEKGGLDSPDTNQRFIKVATNELLNHLFIKK from the coding sequence ATGAATTATTCCGAATTTACAGTAACTACACAAGAAGTTCCTGGCGAGATTAGTCTCTGCCTCACCATTACAGGCTGCCCTATTCACTGTAAAGGCTGTCATTCTCCATATTTATGGAAACCGGGCAGTGGCCAGCCGCTTACAGATCGGCTGTATCATGAGCTGCTAGAGCGCTACAAAGGCCAGGCTAGCTGTGTACTTTTTATGGGCGGAGAGTGGCATCCTATAGAGTTAGCACATAAGCTGGAACAGGCCAAAAGCATGGGCTACAACACCTGTTTATATACCGGAAAAGATAAACTGGATAGCCAAATCACAAGACAACTCACCTGGGTAAAATACGGTCCCTGGAAAAGCGAAAAAGGCGGACTAGACTCCCCTGATACCAATCAGCGTTTCATTAAAGTGGCTACTAACGAATTACTGAATCACCTATTCATAAAAAAATAA
- the nrdD gene encoding anaerobic ribonucleoside-triphosphate reductase, producing MLRLTESQIKKKIDFIENYIKAANAADGSTVDANANVTSKNIATMEAELNKDINIQVNRQLVSNKIGELFGQELANEYLRQIENHEIYIHDETSLKPYCVSISMYPFLLHGLTQLGGESQAPKHLESFCGEFVNLVFAVSSQFAGALATVEFLPYFDYFARKDYGDNYLETATDIVANHMQHVVYAINQPAAARGYQSVFWNISVYDQPYFESIFADFVFPDENMTRPNWESVKRLQQFFLSWFNQERSRAILTFPVVTAAMLIKDNKPVDNEFADMCAKELSEGNAFFIYQSENADSLASCCRLRNEISENTFSYSLGAGGVSTGSINVITLNMNRLIQLGKSVEEEIHKIHKYQVAYRKLMETYLEAGMLPAYTAGLISLDKQFLTTGINGMVEAAESCGIEPGNNDEYKAFVKDILKTIYDANKEAKKTFGYMFNTEFVPAENLGVKNAKWDKQDGLSVNRECYNSYFYRVEDESINLLDKLMLHGKELVTYLDGGSALHINLEQAPNKEAFRKLIDAAALAGCNYFCFNIKITICNTCNHIDKRTLTACNSCGSHDIDYGTRVIGYLKRVSCYSSDRQKEHNMRHYHRQKSTVNKAEPVEAQAV from the coding sequence ATGTTAAGACTTACAGAATCACAGATAAAAAAGAAAATCGACTTCATCGAAAACTACATTAAAGCGGCCAACGCAGCAGATGGCTCCACAGTAGATGCTAATGCCAATGTTACTTCCAAAAACATTGCTACCATGGAAGCTGAGCTGAATAAGGATATTAACATACAGGTCAACAGGCAACTGGTTTCTAATAAAATCGGAGAGCTTTTTGGGCAGGAGCTGGCCAATGAGTACCTGAGGCAAATTGAGAATCATGAGATTTACATTCATGACGAAACTTCTCTTAAGCCTTACTGCGTATCCATCAGCATGTACCCGTTCTTGCTCCACGGCCTTACACAGCTAGGCGGAGAAAGCCAGGCCCCAAAACACCTGGAAAGCTTCTGTGGAGAGTTTGTTAACCTGGTATTTGCTGTAAGCTCTCAGTTTGCTGGTGCTTTAGCCACAGTAGAGTTCTTGCCCTACTTTGATTATTTTGCCCGTAAAGATTATGGAGACAATTATCTGGAAACTGCCACTGATATTGTTGCTAACCACATGCAACATGTAGTATATGCTATAAATCAACCTGCTGCTGCACGAGGCTACCAATCTGTATTCTGGAATATATCAGTGTATGACCAACCCTATTTTGAAAGCATTTTTGCTGATTTCGTATTCCCTGATGAGAACATGACCAGACCCAACTGGGAAAGCGTGAAAAGACTGCAGCAATTTTTCTTAAGCTGGTTTAACCAGGAAAGATCAAGAGCCATACTCACCTTCCCGGTAGTAACGGCGGCCATGCTCATTAAAGACAATAAACCGGTAGATAATGAGTTTGCCGATATGTGCGCCAAAGAGCTTAGCGAAGGAAATGCCTTTTTCATTTATCAATCAGAAAACGCTGATAGCCTTGCCTCTTGCTGCAGGTTAAGAAATGAGATCAGTGAAAATACTTTTAGCTACTCATTAGGCGCCGGCGGGGTTTCTACGGGTTCTATTAATGTGATTACCTTAAACATGAACCGGTTGATTCAGCTGGGAAAATCTGTAGAAGAAGAGATCCATAAAATTCATAAATACCAGGTAGCTTACCGCAAGCTGATGGAAACTTATCTGGAAGCCGGCATGCTACCCGCGTATACGGCAGGGCTCATCTCGCTAGACAAACAGTTTCTCACCACCGGTATTAATGGTATGGTAGAAGCCGCGGAGAGCTGTGGAATAGAACCTGGCAACAATGATGAATATAAGGCCTTTGTTAAAGACATCCTTAAAACCATTTATGATGCTAATAAGGAAGCTAAAAAGACTTTCGGTTATATGTTTAATACAGAATTTGTACCGGCAGAAAATCTGGGAGTTAAAAATGCCAAATGGGATAAGCAAGATGGTCTTTCTGTAAATCGGGAGTGCTATAATTCTTATTTCTACCGGGTAGAAGATGAATCTATAAACTTGCTGGATAAACTAATGCTTCATGGTAAAGAGTTGGTGACTTACCTGGATGGAGGTTCTGCCTTACACATTAATCTGGAGCAAGCTCCTAATAAAGAAGCTTTCAGAAAATTAATAGATGCCGCTGCCCTTGCAGGGTGTAACTACTTCTGTTTCAATATTAAAATAACCATTTGCAACACCTGTAACCATATAGATAAGCGAACCCTTACTGCGTGTAACAGCTGTGGCTCACATGACATTGACTATGGCACCCGGGTAATTGGTTATCTCAAAAGAGTTTCATGCTATAGTAGCGATCGCCAAAAAGAACATAACATGAGGCACTATCACAGACAAAAAAGTACTGTAAACAAAGCTGAGCCGGTTGAAGCTCAAGCTGTTTAA
- a CDS encoding ankyrin repeat domain-containing protein: MQTTQSKPSPLFNAVRNQDYDTTLSLLESGESVNANDAKGYSPLILATYHGNAKLTELLLDHGADINHQDASGNTALMGICFKGFEPIVDLLLERGADVDVRNGNGGTALGFAAMFGHESIVKKLVAHGASLYDQDVRGMRPIDLAAQQGNESMVELIKTLVKE; encoded by the coding sequence ATGCAAACTACCCAATCTAAACCGTCACCTTTATTTAATGCCGTCAGAAATCAGGATTATGATACTACTTTAAGTCTATTAGAAAGTGGTGAATCGGTAAACGCTAATGATGCTAAAGGCTACAGTCCTCTCATATTGGCCACGTATCATGGTAATGCTAAATTGACGGAGCTGTTGTTAGATCATGGAGCAGATATTAACCATCAGGATGCTTCAGGTAACACTGCTCTTATGGGTATTTGTTTTAAAGGCTTTGAGCCAATAGTTGATCTGCTCTTAGAGCGAGGCGCAGATGTAGACGTAAGAAATGGTAATGGAGGTACTGCACTAGGCTTTGCTGCTATGTTTGGTCATGAAAGTATTGTGAAAAAGTTGGTAGCTCATGGCGCCAGTTTATATGATCAGGATGTCAGAGGCATGCGCCCTATAGACCTGGCAGCACAACAAGGAAATGAAAGTATGGTGGAGTTGATTAAGACCTTAGTAAAAGAATAA
- a CDS encoding catalase, whose amino-acid sequence MDDKSKQLKNHTKDSGEKLTTNQGVSINDNQNTASAGERGPSLLEDFIMREKITHFDHERVPERIVHARGSGAHGYFEAYDNCEDITKADFLKKGKKTPVFVRFSTVAGFRGSADTARDVRGFAIKFYTEEGIFDMVGNNIPVFFIQDAIKFPDLIHAVKPEPHNEVPQAASAHDNFYDFISLTPEAMHMMMWVMSDRAIPRSFAMMEGFGIHTFRFINKAGESHLVKFHLKPKLGVHGLVWDEAQKLMGNDPDFHRKDLWEAIEDGHFPEWEFGVQAIKEGEEDKLSFDVLDATKIWPEEEVPVRMLGKMVLDRNPDNFFAETEQAAFHPGHVVPGIDFTNDPLLQGRLFSYTDTQLIRLGGPNFAEIPINRPINPTHNYQRDGYMRQTINKGRVNYEPNSLADGKPAEVPEDKGGYVSYPEPMSSVKVRKRPESFKDHYTQARLFVNSMTPPEKQHIIDALSFELGKVEHKHIHEKMVDHFNHIDHDMAVAIADNIGVTPPTTSAANEDYTKTSDALSMEKGQKDTIEARKVAILVADGFDGAAVESLTKFLKGEGAKAEIIAKKLGMVKAADGSTMEVDKSLPTVDAVLYDSVYLPGGSESVNMLKEQGPILYFVNQMFKHCKGIAATGEAIEILKASDIKDVDYSTTDLKEDQGIVTAGSASDDFFKAYKNVIKKRHWSREEKKGMIPA is encoded by the coding sequence ATGGACGATAAAAGCAAACAACTAAAAAATCACACTAAAGACAGCGGTGAAAAGCTGACCACCAACCAGGGAGTAAGCATTAACGATAATCAGAACACAGCCTCCGCCGGAGAAAGAGGCCCTTCCCTACTCGAAGACTTTATTATGCGCGAAAAGATCACTCATTTTGATCATGAACGCGTACCCGAAAGGATAGTACACGCCAGAGGTTCCGGTGCACATGGTTATTTTGAAGCTTATGACAACTGTGAAGATATTACCAAAGCTGATTTCCTTAAAAAAGGCAAGAAAACACCTGTATTTGTAAGGTTTTCTACCGTAGCTGGTTTCAGAGGCTCGGCTGATACCGCCAGAGACGTGCGCGGCTTCGCTATTAAATTTTATACCGAAGAAGGAATTTTTGATATGGTAGGAAACAATATCCCTGTGTTCTTTATACAGGATGCCATTAAGTTTCCTGACCTTATCCACGCCGTGAAGCCTGAACCTCATAATGAGGTGCCGCAGGCAGCATCAGCCCATGATAACTTCTACGACTTTATATCGCTAACGCCAGAAGCCATGCACATGATGATGTGGGTGATGTCTGACCGAGCCATACCCAGAAGTTTTGCCATGATGGAAGGCTTCGGTATACATACTTTTAGATTTATCAATAAAGCAGGCGAATCTCACTTGGTGAAATTTCATTTGAAGCCAAAACTGGGAGTTCATGGTCTGGTATGGGATGAGGCGCAAAAGCTGATGGGTAACGACCCTGATTTCCATAGAAAAGACCTGTGGGAAGCCATAGAAGATGGGCATTTCCCTGAATGGGAATTTGGAGTGCAAGCCATAAAAGAAGGCGAAGAAGATAAACTCAGCTTCGATGTGTTGGATGCTACTAAAATATGGCCAGAAGAAGAAGTGCCTGTGCGAATGCTGGGTAAAATGGTATTAGACCGAAACCCTGATAACTTCTTTGCAGAGACAGAGCAAGCAGCTTTCCACCCCGGACATGTGGTGCCAGGTATTGACTTTACCAATGATCCTTTATTACAAGGTCGATTATTTTCTTATACGGATACTCAATTGATCAGACTAGGTGGACCTAACTTCGCTGAGATCCCGATTAACAGACCGATTAATCCTACGCATAACTACCAAAGAGATGGCTATATGCGCCAGACCATTAATAAAGGTAGAGTGAACTATGAGCCTAACTCACTGGCTGATGGAAAACCTGCTGAAGTACCTGAAGATAAAGGCGGTTATGTAAGCTATCCGGAACCTATGAGCAGCGTAAAAGTGCGAAAAAGACCAGAAAGCTTTAAAGATCATTATACTCAGGCTCGCTTGTTTGTTAACAGCATGACGCCGCCAGAGAAACAGCACATCATTGATGCATTGAGCTTTGAATTAGGTAAAGTAGAGCATAAGCATATCCATGAGAAGATGGTAGATCATTTCAACCATATAGATCATGATATGGCCGTGGCTATAGCCGATAATATTGGTGTGACACCGCCTACAACCAGTGCTGCTAATGAAGATTACACCAAAACTTCTGACGCACTAAGCATGGAAAAAGGCCAAAAAGATACCATTGAAGCCCGAAAAGTAGCCATACTAGTGGCCGACGGTTTTGACGGCGCTGCAGTAGAATCACTGACCAAATTCCTCAAAGGAGAAGGCGCTAAAGCGGAAATTATAGCCAAAAAACTAGGTATGGTAAAAGCTGCCGATGGCTCCACAATGGAGGTAGACAAAAGCTTACCTACCGTAGATGCTGTTTTATACGACTCCGTGTACTTACCAGGAGGCAGTGAAAGCGTAAACATGCTAAAAGAACAAGGTCCTATATTGTACTTTGTGAATCAGATGTTTAAGCACTGCAAAGGAATAGCCGCCACCGGTGAGGCTATTGAAATTTTAAAAGCCTCAGACATTAAAGATGTTGACTATAGCACTACAGACTTAAAAGAAGATCAAGGCATAGTAACCGCCGGCAGTGCCAGCGATGATTTCTTCAAAGCCTATAAAAATGTGATTAAAAAGAGACACTGGAGCAGAGAAGAAAAGAAAGGAATGATCCCGGCATAA
- a CDS encoding REP-associated tyrosine transposase, producing the protein MGSRYKIRDQEGLYFVTFTVIGWVDLFIRNTYRDCIMESLEYCRQSKGLNIHAFVIMTSHVHLILSSRESHNLVDTIRDFKKFTSKRLINLIKSELESRREWMLNKLEYEAKRTERGRDYILWREGYHAKQIETNKFLDQKLNYIHKNPVVAGFVSREEDFLYSSARNYCGEIGVIEVDLL; encoded by the coding sequence ATGGGCAGTCGCTACAAAATTAGGGATCAGGAAGGATTGTATTTTGTCACATTTACAGTGATAGGGTGGGTTGATTTATTCATTCGGAATACTTATCGCGATTGTATTATGGAGTCTTTAGAATACTGTAGACAGTCAAAGGGCTTGAATATACATGCCTTTGTTATTATGACCAGCCACGTGCACTTAATATTAAGTTCCAGGGAAAGCCATAACTTGGTGGATACCATACGTGATTTTAAAAAATTTACCTCAAAGAGATTGATTAATCTGATAAAGTCAGAGCTTGAAAGTAGACGAGAATGGATGCTTAACAAACTTGAGTATGAAGCAAAGCGCACTGAAAGAGGACGTGATTACATACTTTGGAGAGAAGGTTATCATGCCAAGCAGATTGAAACTAATAAATTTTTGGATCAGAAATTAAATTACATACACAAAAATCCTGTCGTTGCTGGTTTCGTAAGCAGGGAAGAAGATTTTTTATACAGTAGCGCTAGAAATTATTGCGGTGAAATTGGAGTAATAGAGGTGGACTTACTTTGA
- a CDS encoding S41 family peptidase — protein MDSLHLINNPVKSGLWLQPIFTSPYLKRIDYDTITSWKITPKLPYLNVPKVFLANHNTFSYGESLLEIIKSYDIGKVIGTNSAGTNGDIIFFKVSKYTLGYTGIKVLPRYGADYKGITIPPDIYVPATLEGVRKGEDEILQAAIQYLNTHTN, from the coding sequence ATTGACAGTCTCCACCTAATCAATAATCCAGTAAAATCAGGTTTATGGCTGCAGCCGATATTTACTTCTCCATATTTAAAAAGGATTGATTATGACACAATAACATCATGGAAGATTACACCAAAACTTCCATACCTGAATGTTCCTAAAGTATTTCTTGCCAACCATAATACTTTTAGTTATGGAGAAAGTCTTTTGGAGATTATAAAAAGCTACGATATAGGTAAGGTGATAGGCACTAATTCTGCAGGAACTAATGGAGATATTATATTTTTCAAGGTATCCAAATATACTCTTGGCTATACAGGCATCAAGGTATTGCCTCGCTACGGCGCTGATTACAAAGGAATTACTATACCACCAGATATTTATGTACCTGCCACTTTAGAAGGAGTTAGAAAAGGAGAAGATGAAATCTTACAGGCCGCAATACAATACCTAAATACTCATACAAACTAA
- a CDS encoding IS256 family transposase — MNKQEKEELKEKALKQFLKGESLFGKDGAFSPMLKEFLEEALEAEMEDHLSSEEKGRSHGNKRNGKGQKTVKSSLGDVEINTPQDRHSSFEPRIVEKRQRILADNLEKQIIAMYGLGNSLRDIQEHIKEMYDTNISTEVLSDITDRVIPKVKEWQNRPLESVYCIVWLDAMHFKVRDEGKVKHKALYNILGINKQGNKEILGMYLSESEGANFWLQILTELQNRGLKDILIACTDNLKGFSEAIHSIYPQTDVQLCVVHQIRNSLKYVASKEQKVFIQDLKLVYQADTKDQAETALLELEEKWGKKYPVVIRSWNDNWELLSTYFDYSKPIRKLIYTTNPVEGFHRQVRKVTKSKGAFTSDMALMKLVYLVCRRIEKKWTSPLRNWGLTVQQLAIRFEGRLELELKTSQTKK; from the coding sequence ATGAACAAACAAGAGAAAGAAGAATTAAAGGAAAAAGCACTTAAACAATTTTTAAAAGGAGAATCTCTATTTGGTAAGGATGGGGCTTTCAGCCCCATGTTGAAGGAGTTCTTAGAAGAAGCTCTGGAAGCAGAAATGGAGGATCACCTATCCAGTGAAGAAAAAGGACGCTCTCATGGCAATAAGCGCAATGGCAAAGGCCAGAAAACAGTTAAGAGTAGTTTAGGAGACGTTGAGATAAATACTCCTCAAGATCGTCATAGCAGCTTTGAGCCAAGAATAGTAGAGAAACGCCAGCGTATACTGGCAGACAATCTTGAGAAGCAAATAATAGCCATGTATGGGCTAGGTAATAGTTTGAGAGATATTCAAGAGCACATCAAGGAGATGTATGACACAAATATATCAACAGAGGTGTTAAGTGATATCACAGACCGAGTGATCCCTAAAGTAAAGGAGTGGCAAAATAGGCCATTAGAATCGGTCTATTGTATTGTTTGGCTAGATGCCATGCATTTCAAGGTGCGAGATGAAGGTAAGGTGAAGCATAAAGCCCTTTATAATATCTTAGGGATCAATAAGCAGGGCAACAAGGAGATATTGGGCATGTACCTATCAGAAAGCGAAGGAGCTAATTTTTGGCTTCAGATACTTACTGAGCTACAAAATAGAGGCTTGAAAGATATTTTGATAGCCTGCACTGATAACTTGAAAGGTTTTAGTGAAGCGATACACTCCATCTACCCACAAACAGATGTTCAACTTTGTGTAGTTCATCAGATTCGAAATAGCTTGAAATATGTAGCCAGTAAAGAACAGAAAGTGTTTATACAAGATCTTAAATTAGTTTATCAAGCAGACACAAAAGATCAGGCAGAGACTGCTTTATTAGAACTGGAAGAAAAATGGGGAAAGAAATATCCTGTGGTGATACGATCTTGGAATGATAACTGGGAACTACTTAGCACTTATTTCGATTACAGTAAACCCATAAGAAAGTTAATATACACTACAAATCCAGTGGAGGGCTTTCATAGACAAGTAAGAAAAGTTACCAAGAGTAAGGGAGCATTTACCAGTGATATGGCCTTGATGAAATTAGTTTACTTAGTTTGCAGACGTATTGAGAAAAAATGGACTTCACCTTTGCGGAATTGGGGTTTGACGGTGCAGCAATTAGCCATTAGATTTGAGGGAAGATTGGAACTGGAACTAAAAACCAGTCAAACCAAAAAATAA
- a CDS encoding glycine-rich domain-containing protein codes for MDKTLWNKILSFDLDAPLSEYGFSTRLAKENAWTQNFTQQAILEYKKFMYLAGTAGTMVSPSEIVDVVWHQHLIFSDSYEQFCEVIGTNIKHIPSTHNKKEKEKFVSARNQTFKLYKETFGEPPAVIWKYPDMYAPMGLKEANMRPNTRLYIMVLFIVAMMIPTAAALRPVYLGINNPLFLMGFVGAAVFLIITLHMFNKHRVRAMLERGETNSFIRNLTAAELIFVNSGRLEKVIDSYINKLMRREVIEVVDGDRLRVKKSNKSVDAQEFAALQIIENEETTSYYRLSTLLYSKPSIVNIPYVLMKFRNFFNQSKDYGRLVTINCVAITMLMLFGIGRLINGMGDGKPVLFLVLLLLAFIILCFNVFNKMQQLVLKQVPSLYDKEEVLRQHTGDPEWEYCFLGAAVISSALVPLVEQTDYLNPRSTSWFSGGRSREESSCGSDIGSSCGSNCGSGCGSSCSSGCGGGGGCGGCGGS; via the coding sequence ATGGATAAAACGCTCTGGAATAAGATTTTAAGCTTTGATTTAGACGCACCTTTAAGTGAATATGGTTTCTCTACCCGACTGGCTAAAGAAAATGCGTGGACGCAAAATTTCACCCAGCAGGCCATTTTAGAATACAAAAAGTTTATGTACCTGGCCGGTACTGCCGGCACCATGGTGTCTCCTTCTGAAATTGTGGATGTGGTATGGCATCAGCATCTTATTTTTTCCGACTCCTATGAGCAGTTTTGTGAAGTGATTGGCACTAACATTAAACATATTCCCTCTACTCATAATAAGAAAGAGAAGGAAAAGTTTGTTTCAGCTCGTAATCAGACTTTTAAACTGTATAAAGAAACCTTTGGCGAGCCACCAGCAGTAATTTGGAAATACCCGGATATGTATGCTCCAATGGGCCTAAAAGAGGCCAATATGCGACCGAATACCAGATTATACATAATGGTACTTTTTATAGTTGCTATGATGATACCAACAGCTGCAGCACTCAGGCCAGTATATTTGGGTATCAATAACCCTTTGTTTCTGATGGGGTTTGTGGGTGCGGCTGTTTTCTTGATCATAACCCTTCATATGTTTAATAAGCATAGGGTTAGGGCTATGTTGGAAAGAGGAGAGACTAATTCCTTTATAAGAAATTTAACGGCAGCAGAACTTATATTTGTTAACTCTGGGCGGTTAGAAAAAGTGATCGATAGCTATATCAATAAGCTGATGCGGAGAGAAGTGATTGAAGTGGTAGATGGAGATCGGCTGAGAGTAAAGAAAAGTAATAAATCTGTAGATGCACAGGAATTTGCAGCACTGCAGATTATAGAAAACGAAGAAACTACCTCTTATTACAGGTTGTCCACCTTGTTGTACTCCAAGCCTTCCATTGTAAACATACCCTATGTGCTGATGAAATTTAGAAATTTCTTCAACCAGTCTAAAGATTATGGCAGGCTTGTCACTATTAATTGTGTAGCTATCACTATGTTGATGTTGTTTGGTATAGGGCGGTTAATAAACGGTATGGGAGATGGCAAGCCTGTGCTTTTTCTGGTTTTACTATTATTAGCATTTATAATACTTTGTTTTAATGTGTTTAATAAAATGCAGCAGCTGGTGCTCAAACAGGTGCCAAGCTTGTATGATAAAGAGGAAGTTTTGCGTCAACACACGGGCGACCCGGAATGGGAATACTGTTTTTTAGGTGCAGCAGTTATTTCTAGCGCTTTAGTACCGTTAGTTGAGCAAACTGATTACCTCAATCCCAGAAGCACATCATGGTTTAGCGGAGGAAGGAGCCGTGAAGAAAGTAGCTGTGGATCTGATATAGGCAGTTCTTGTGGCTCTAACTGTGGCTCAGGTTGCGGAAGCTCATGTAGTTCAGGCTGCGGTGGAGGTGGAGGCTGTGGTGGTTGTGGAGGAAGTTAA